GGATGGAAAGAAGTTTTTCTTTcacgagagggtggtagataagtggaacagcctcccatctgaagtggtagagggtattacagtgagggtattaaacatgcatgggataggcatacggctcttgaatttaagacaagaccaacgactgattaagctttgagtctttacagcaggaaagacgggcgaccagacgggggccgaatgggggccggtCTGTCGGCAGGTTCTGTTTTTCCTTCTGCGCGAATCTAGAATTGTGTTTTACTGTTTGAACCGTTTAGTGTCTGAGGGACCCGACCTACCTCCAGGACACGTCGCAAAACTCCCGCTCTGTTTGACGTCCGTGCACATGATCCTGGTGTTCTCCGCAACCTTCACAGCTGAAACAGAAGGAGGCATGAAGTGTTTGGGTGAGAGATGTTGGCGGGGTCAGATCATCATCACGGAAAAGGACCGGGGGATTAAAGACCAAGAAACTAGAGATATGATTGGAGAGAAGCCCCCTGGTAACGCTCGACGTCACATTCCCTGATACCCCAAATTACCCCAATCATTACTCCCGGAGCGAGTGACCTCCGTGGATAAACACTGAGCCCCTTCCATCTGCCCAAATGCATTAAGGAACCTTTATCACAGAGACGTCTCATCTGCTTACGGGTTTAAAGGAGATAATGGGGTTTGATGGATCTCCCGGGACCCCCTCTCTCCAGTCCCTATCGCTCCCACCCGTCCAGCTCTAAACACTTTAAACGCATCTCTTACCCAGAGAGTTCATGAGCTTGTGGTCAGATAAGATGTCATTAATTGTGCATTCATTGGTGCATGCGCTGATGAGAACTACCCCCAGTGACATGACCAGGAGGGGCACGTACAGCTTCATTGTGTGACCTGCGGATACAGCTTCCAGAACAAGACCTGCCGGAGAGGAGACAGTGGCCCCAGCGGTCGATAAGAGCACCCTTCGTACCCCAcaaaatgtacttttgctaCCCTTCCAAATGTACCCTTCTGACCCACATAATAaaccttttttcccccagaaagTCAAATTTCTACTCCACATAATCTGTCTACCACAGAATGTGCCCCTCGCCCCACATCAGTTTCACCAGAAATCAAGCCCAGATGCCCCTCTATGTTAAACCCCAAACCCTACAGCTGCCCCAGTGACTCGGAGCCGATCCCCGTTACTCACCTGCCTGGGAGAGTCTCTGAGTGAGAACTGAATCCGGAGGATCATTTATACCCCCGGGACCAGGGCTCCGGGCGACCCTGTTGGCCAGTGATTGCTTGTTTTACTACACTTCAGTTTTCTCCAGAAATCTCCTATTTATTTGATCTGGGGCCTCCAGCCAACAAATTTTTCTGTAGAACTTTCTTATTGACCTAACAGCTTGGCAGCTTCCCTACAACGTTTTTTACATGAGATAGTATTTGGGATTCCTGTTATTGTTACTCTGTAATACTGTATGTTGTATCAGTAGGGGGTCAGCAGAATTTGCTGGGTCAGCATCTGCCCCCAAACAAAATGGGACCGGATCATATGGGTGCGGGGGTCATACTTTCTGGTTGTGATATCTAGAACATGGTGCGGTTACATGCACTCACCCAGTCTGAGCTCCAGCGGCAGATCAGGTGATGCAGTATGCcgcgcatatccagccatcggccGCACTTAGATCATCAGGTGCCCACTGGCCTTAAACTGCCAGGACCACCTCATCATCACCAGACCTGCTCTACTGAGATACAGGTATCATACACAGTATTAAGCTGTATTAAGTGGTTCTTAACTTGGGTTCGATCGAACACCAGGGGTTCGGTGAGTCAGTCTTGTGGGTTCGGCGGAGGTCAAGACACACACCCGACTCATATGATTCGTGATGACACGCCCCGCTTGTCCATCATTGGCTGCAGGTGATAACGCCACATCGCTTGGCGGCCTATCTGTGCTGCAGGGAATTTGGTGCACCCAGTAGTCGAATTGTAATTGTCATGATGGTACATCGTGTGATTtctttcttaatattttaatcCCTTCATACTAACTATGtcaagcaaaaaaagaaagtggtTGGACGAATATGTACAATATGGATTCACATGTATCGGAACGTGATGGGAGTCAGCGTCCTAACCGCATGATTTGCAATGCCAAGATGAGCAATTCTAGTCTAGCACCGGCAAAACTAAGAGAACACTTCCTTAAGCTGCATGGAAAACACAAGAACACAACGCTCGCTGAATTCAAGGTGAAGAGAGCTAGATTCCATGAAAAGGCTACTCTACCTGTTTCCGGCTTTGCACCCATCAACAAACCGATCCTCACAGCGTCGTATGAAGTTGCTTACCTGATCGCAAAGCAGGGCAAACCACCCACCATTGCTGAAACACTCATAAAACCAGCTGTGTTGACGATGGCGAATATCATGCTGGGAAAAGCGTCTGAAGTTAAGTTATCCCAAATTCCTCTTTCAAATGACACCATCAGCGACAGAATAGAGGACGTGAGCAAAGACATCTTGGCTCAAGTAGTTGCAGATCTGATTTCAAGCCCGGCAAAATTCAGCCTTCAACTCGACGAGAGCACAGACGTTTCCGATCTAAGCCAGCTTGCAGTATTCGTGCGCTATGTGAAAggaagattttttattttgtaaggcAGCCGCTGTGAAGAAACTTGTGGATGACTTCTTCAAAGACAACAATCTTTCGTGGGATATGGTTTCTGCAGTTTGTTCGGACGGAGCTCCAGCCATGCTGGGAAGAAAGTCTGGTTTTGGTGCGCTAGTGAAAGCCGATGCACCACACATCATTGTTACGCATTGTATTCTGCACAGGCATGCGTTGGCAACAAAAACCTTGCCTCCAACACTGGCAGAAGTATTACAAATTGTAGTGGAATGCGTGAACTATGTGAGAAATAGTGCTCTGAGGCACCGCATCTTCAGGGAGCTGTGTAAAGAAATGGGATCTGAATTCGAGGTACTTCTGTACCATTCTAACGTTCGGTGGTTGTCCCGGGGACAGGTGACTGGATCGTGTTTTTGCCGTGCGTGTGGAATTAGCCCTGTTTTTGCAAGAGCACCAACATTGTCATGCAGATTGCTTCAAAAATTCTGAGTTCATTCTCATTTTAGCGTACATGGCTGATATCTTTGCAGCTCTCAATCATCTCAATCAACAGATGCAGGGCGGTGGAGTCAACATCATCGAAGCGGAAGAAAACCTCAAGGCTTTTCAAAAAAAGCTATCGTTATGGAAACGACGAATAGAGAACGATAACTTTGCAAACTTTCCCCTGCTAGACGACTGTGTAAGTAAGATCGAAGATGTATCTGGAATCGGAGACATTTCTGTACCCGCGGAACTGAAGCAAGCAATTGCCACGCACTTAGATTCGCTTGCAAAGTCTCTCGACGGATACTTCCCTACAAGAGAGTCATATCCAGCATGGGTGAGACAGCCGTTCACGTTCAGTGTTGAGACAACAGATGTCAATGATGAATACCTCGATGAAATCATTGAAATTCAACAGAGCCAGGTTCAACAGCAACTCTTCAGAACAACAACGCTCTCAACGTTTTGGTGTCAACAAATGGTAACGTACCCTGTTATTGCTAAGAAAGCTCTGGAGATTTTCGTACCGTTTGTTACGCCATAAATGACGTGAGAGTGCCACTTGCCAAGGTAAAGCCGCGCATTTCTGAACTGCTCTCTGAAAGGCAACAGCAGAAGTCGCACTGATTTGcagtaaatattcattattatggttttgtttttgtgtgaaaatcatgttttaatattttaatggttttgtgCTTTGTTCTTAATGGTTTTGTTCTTTAAtggttttgttcattttgtgcacctatgtataaatatatacctaaatatatacctatgttttgaatttgaataaatcatattttatttttcaaattaagaaGGGTTCAGGGAATGCGCATATGAAACTGGTGGGGGTCAGTACCTCCAACAAGGTTAAGAACCACTGCTCTAATacctgagtcacctgcattcaagcaggaatatATCAACTGGCAGCAAAAGCACCAGTGGGGAGtcttatataccggtatatatgagTCATGTCCAAGCAGCGGGACCCTGAGATTTTTCCTCTTATCCActggcataaatatatatatatttatatacatatgtatgtaagcatggatgtatacttgtgtatgagcatggatgtgctgGCTGCAATAGACTGGGCCCAGTAGCCATTTAAGGATCACCTGGGACCCTCTCCGGGAGCCACGAGCTCCAGATGACTCCAGTCTCTCGGTGTTGGAGAGAATTCCCTCCTTTATCTCCTTTCTCTCATGGGAGGGATTCAAGCAATTACGAAATGATCTGATAACGTCTGCTCAATATTAACATTGGCCTGTAACACAAATAACTTTCACTAACCGCGAATTCTCCACACCCTGAAATACAGGAATTTCCCCCAATATAGATCTTCTCCTCCCTCCCCATGAAGGGATCCAATAAACACTTGGTGTTCGGTTGCAGATTTAACTCTTTCCTTTTCAAACCTTTATTCTTCATTATATTTGTGAACTCACTGCCTCTGTAACAAGAACCGGGGACCAGGGGTAAGAgtaaggggtagatagtgtgggATGATAGGTCATAATAGGATAgagggtaataataataattataagatGTCCACATCCCGGTGAGAGGCTGTCGGACACCTCTGCCGGCTCGGCCCCAGTGTCAGGAGAATGTTATGTTAGGACGGGTACGGCATCCGCGCCGGGAATATGACAATCACATGGTTTGCGTCTGGTGCCTGCGCAATAAATGGTTCCATTGTCCGCAGCTTCTAATCAGGTGTCACCCTCCATTGTTTTGTCGTCTTTGTGGAGACACCGTGGCACCTCTCTGAGAGGGAGATCCTGTAACATGATCAGTTCCTGATGGGTTCCTTTACCTGAAGTCTTATTGCCACAAAGAcctattgtttttgtttgtggaTTAGACTATAAGAAGctaccccttcaccctgagagtCTGCCCACTCACCACATGAAGCTGCCCTTTCACCCCAAGAGTCTGCTCATTCACTCCATGATGGTGGTCCCGACGATCTCCCTTTCCATGGGGTGGGTGGTACGGCGTGCCACGCCGCCTTTTTATTCTATGCCTCCGTGGAGGCGAAGTGATGCGCATAGCGTTACGTCATCGGGTGGGGGCGCAGCAGGTTCCATGCAGAGCTtggttattgtactggctgagCTGCTACTCTTGTAGTAGTTATTCTACACTACTTGTTGCTGATTTGTGCTTGGTCCCCGACTACTCTGAATTCTCCattcctgacccggcttgcctgaccATTCTATTATTCTCTGTTGCTGATATTTGCCTGTTCCTGACGACGCTGATCTCTCCattcctgacccggcttgcctgaccATTCTAATATTCTCTGTTGCTGATATTTGCCTGTTCCTGACGATGCTGATCTCTCCattcctgacccggcttgttttgACCATTCTAATCTTGGGACTGTACCTATCGTGGTAATCAcagcatactgggttcctcacttGAACTCCACGTTACATACGTTACACCTTGAagctgccccttcaccccgagagtCTGCTCATTCACCCCACAGGGCTGCCCCTTCACCCTAAAAGTCTGCTCATTTACCCCATGAAGCTGCCTGTGAAGTCTCactgatctctctctctcttttttatgGCCTATGTGGATGCCAAAGGGGACGACGCACAGAATCTGATTATTAATTTGGGGTCTTCACATTCACCATTTCAAGCTCCATTCATTTCTGGACCCCGTGTCACATCTCTTTAGCTTGGGCTTCATGTATTCTGAATTTACACCAACCCACTATGGGACACATTGGTGTAAACCCGTGGGGaatgagggggttaaattaccgtatttgctcgattataagacaaggttttttttcagagaaaatgctctgaaaaatacccctcgtcttataattggggtcgtcttataatcagatctcaaataggtctgactatgagactaagatccagatcccccgcagctgcaggggacctggatcctcctgtccccccccgccccacttaccggtacttctaaGTCCccagtgtgtagccggggcagcatgtagatgtctacgcgattcgcgtagacaacttctgctgcagcaggaaggaggtgtggctagcagcggggttgtctgcgtccatcgtgcagaccttccctggctgtcagagatcagagttccccgcaccggtgccggacaacccccgctgctagccacgcctccttccggctgcagcgtaagtgcgtgggatctacacgctgccccggctacatgacagggaagtcagaagcaccggtaagttggggggggctgggggggtgttaaatggggggcataaggcatttctggatgcagagtgctctgtgaaatgccttttaacccccttaatgccactctgcctccagaaatgcctttttaaccatctatacgccactctgcctactgaatgccttaaacctccctatatgccactcttccccataatatgccttttaaccctctaaatgccagagtggcatataggagtataaggcatttctggaggcagagtggcacataggtggtcaaaaggcatatcatggggcacagtggcatatagggttaaaaggcatatcatggggcacatgatgaattaacatttactggtaaaacttttttcctttggggtcgtgttatattcaggctttttctttttttcctaaattaatattcagatttggggggtcgtcttataatcagggtcgtcttataatcgagcaaatacggtaccatTAGTGATCaacaatctgattttttttagaatttttgtgACTGAAGTTTAAATTCTGGGTATAATTTTGTGAAGagaattttatttgtttgtctCCATTTTCAGCAAAGAAAATTGGAAAATTGCTCCGCGATGTCAGTTCTGTGACATGTGAAGGGTTAAACTCTGTAAGCTGTGACTCCTAGCTCATTCTGTTCTTACCCCGACCGGTGGGTAAATTTTTACATCCCGATGACTGTCTATAAGGAAGTTGTGTAACTATCTGACACGGAGCCGCCTTCCTCCTCACACTTCTGTTCTGAATAAATAGAGAAAATTGTTCCTTGACCGTTCTCCTCTCCCTAGGATGGCATCCCCTGATCCCAGAGACCAGCCCAGTCTCCCCTGTAATAATTCCAGTTCCAGACCCCAGGAGCTGGTGGAGACTTTCATCAGAAAATGCCTGATCCATGAGAGGCCCTTGGAATATTACTGCAGCAAGGACGCTGCCGGTATCTGCGAGTCCTGCTGCCGGACGGAAGATCGCAGAGGTCACCAGGTGGATCTGCTGGAAGAAGCCTCAAAGAACAAGAAGGAGAGAATGAGGACATCTCTGGAGAACATCACTGCAAGGAGAGATGAGATCAAGACAAGAGTCCAGACCCTGAAGGAAAGACGGTCTGTTTAGTGAAATCAGGAACCAGCTGGAATCCTTGGAGAAGTGAATGGAGAAGATCTCCCGGCAGGAGGAGCAGATGATGGCTCCGCTCTCGGATCTAATCCAGAAGCTGGAATTACAGGAGGAAGAGatgttgatcactttctaagcttatttaatttagtgacggttcaggaccgtcaaaggtcgttaagtgactgtTTTTGCGTGACGGTCCAGAACCGGCAAATGtcgagaaggggttaatggcagcACATAGCTTTATAATGACCGGGTATGTTTCtgagggggaggggggttaaTCAGTTTAAAAAGTTATTTGTCCCCTTGCATCATGAATGAAATAATTCTCCTGTATACTGACAACCATGTGGGATTGCAAGGGATAAACCAACTTAATGTTATGTGAATGGCCGGGGGGTGATTACCCTGCTGCATATAATTTCTATACATATAGGTGTATTAGTAATGCCCCTGCTGCACCTGTTTAGATGGAAGATGCCCTTCGGTTATATCCGGCGTATTTGTACGAGGCCTTTGCTAGGTATCTGAGGGAAGGGATCGGTACCTCGTGGCAGATCTCCAGGAATGCCGTGCTGTTTACTCAATGGCGGGAAAACTCACTACCTCCACGTGGGCTTTGCTAAGCATTGCTAGGCCTAACATGTGCCAAAGCAAGGGGTGGGGGCTAGTCCATTCACTCCTATACGATGGGGAATGGGTTAATGTGTTCTTAAAAAGCAAGATTGTAACTTGGCTGATACTCAACAGCCCTCCATTAAAGTAGCAAGTGATGTGAAAATGGTGGACTTTGTATTGGTGAACAGACCTTTGAGAATGGTAGCGGCTAGTTCCTACCCAGTAGAAGGACTCTGGTGATGTCAGCAGACCATGTGACTGTTTGGTCACATGGTACAAAGAACTACTGgaagaagaagcagcagcagcagcgcgggAAGTGCAAATGACTACAAATGAGCTGAGCTGTGCTGGgctgctgtttctttttcaataacGTGGGATGTGAGGATGCAGTTTTAACAGAAGTactgaaaatacagaatatcatggaggcagaaggaaacttgaatctgtgaaataattcacagtgagtctctttctctctctctctctctctctctcactctgtctctgtgccagtgattgtgtctctatctctctctgtgtgccagtgagtgtgtctctctctgtgtgccagtgagtgtgtctctctctgtgtgccagtgattgtgtctctctgtgtctctctctgtgtgccagtgattgtgtctctctgtgtctctctctgtgtgccagtgattgtgtctctctgtgtctctctctgtgtgccagtgagtgtctctctctgtgtgccagtgagtgtctctctctgtgtgccagtgagtgtctctctctgtgtgccagtgagtgtctctctctgtgtgccagtgagtgtgtctctctctgtgtgccagtgagtgtctctctctgtgtgccagtgagtgtctctctctctgtgtgccagtgagtgtctctctctctgtgtgccagtgagtgtgtctctctctgtgtgccagtgagtgtctctctctgtctctctctctgtgtgccagtgagtgtctctctctgtctctctctctgtgtgccagtgtctctctctcagtgccagtgagtgtctctctctgtctctctctctgtgtgccagtaagtgtctctctctctgtgtgccagtaagtgtctctctctctgtgccagtgagtgtctcgctctctcagtctctgtgccagtgagtgtctctctctctctctcagtctctgtgccatcgagtgtctctctctctctctctctcagtctctgtgccatcgagtgtctctctctctctgtgccatcgagtgcctctctctctctgtgccatcgagtctctctctctctctctgtgccatcgagtgtctctctctctctctgtgccttcgagtgtctctctgtgcccgtgagagtgTCTCtatctgtgcccgtgagagcgtctctctctgtgcccgtgagagcgtctctctctgtgcccgtgagagcgtctctctctctctctgtgcccgtgagagcgtctctctctgtgcctgtgagagcgtctctctctgtgccggtgagagcgtctctctctctctgtgccggtgagagcgtctctctctctctgggcccgtgagagcgtctctctctctctctgtgcccgtgagagcgtctctctctctgtgcccgtgagagcgtctctctctgtgcccgtgagagcgtctctctctctgtgcccgtgagagcgtctctctctctgtgcccgtgagcgcatctctctctctgtgcctaGTCCATTCACTCCTATACGATGGGGAATGGGTTAATGTGTTCTTAAAAAGCAAGATTGTAACTTGGCTGATACTCAACAGCCCTCCATTAAAGTAGCAAGTGATGTGAAAATGGTGGACTTTGTATTGGTGAACAGACCTTTGAGAATGGTAGCGGCTAGTTCCTACCCAGTAGAAGGACTCTGGTGATGTCAGCAGACCATGTGACTGTTTGGTCACATGGTACAAAGAACTACTGgaagaagaagcagcagcagcagcgcgggAAGTGCAAATGACTACAAATGAGCTGAGCTGTGCTGGgctgctgtttctttttcaataacGTGGGATGTGAGGATGCAGTTTTAACAGAAGTactgaaaatacagaatatcatggaggcagaaggaaacttgaatctgtgaaataattcacagtgagtctctttctctctctctctctctctctctcactctgtctctgtgccagtgattgtgtctctatctctctctgtgtgccagtgagtgtgtctctctctgtgtgccagtgagtgtgtctctctctgtgtgccagtgattgtgtctctctgtgtctctctctgtgtgccagtgattgtgtctctctgtgtctctctctgtgtgccagtgattgtgtctctctgtgtctctctctgtgtgccagtgagtgtctctctctgtgtgccagtgagtgtctctctctgtgtgccagtgagtgtctctctctgtgtgccagtgagtgtctctctctgtgtgccagtgagtgtgtctctctctgtgtgccagtgagtgtctctctctgtgtgccagtgagtgtctctctctctgtgtgccagtgagtgtctctctctctgtgtgccagtgagtgtgtctctctctgtgtgccagtgagtgtctctctctgtctctctctctgtgtgccagtgagtgtctctctctgtctctctctctgtgtgccagtgtctctctctcagtgccagtgagtgtctctctctgtctctctctctgtgtgccagtaagtgtctctctctctgtgtgccagtaagtgtctctctctctgtgccagtgagtgtctcgctctctcagtctctgtgccagtgagtgtctctctctctctctcagtctctgtgccatcgagtgtctctctctctctctctctcagtctctgtgccatcgagtgtctctctctctctgtgccatcgagtgcctctctctctctgtgccatcgagtctctctctctctctctgtgccatcgagtgtctctctctctctctgtgccttcgagtgtctctctgtgcccgtgagagtgTCTCtatctgtgcccgtgagagcgtctctctctgtgcccgtgagagcgtctctctctgtgcccgtgagagcgtctctctctctctctgtgcccgtgagagcgtctctctctgtgcctgtgagagcgtctctctctgtgccggtgagagcgtctctctctctctgtgccggtgagagcgtctctctctctctgggcccgtgagagcgtctctctctctctctgtgcccgtgagagcgtctctctctctgtgcccgtgagagcgtctctctctgtgcccgtgagagcgtctctctctctgtgcccgtgagagcgtctctctctctgtgcccgtgagcgcatctctctctctgtgcccgtgagcgcgtctctctctctctgcccgtGAGCGCGTCTCTCTCActgtgcccgtgagcgtctctctctctgtgcccgtgagcgtctctctctctgtgcccgtgagcgtctctctctctgtgcccgtgagcgtctctctctctgtgcctgtgagcgtctctctctctgtgccagtgagcgtctctctctctctctgtgccagtgagcgtctctctctctctctctctgtgcctgtgagtgtctctctctctgtgtgccagtgagtgtgtgtgtctctctctgtgtgccagtgagtgtctctctctctgtgccagtgagtgtctctctctctgtgtgccagtgagtgtgtgtgtctctctctgtgtgccagtgagtgtgtgtgtgtgtgtctctctctctgtgccagtgagtgtgtgtctctctctctctgtgccagtgagtgtctctctctctctgtgccagtgagtgtgtgtctctctctctctgtgccagtgagtgtgtgtctctctctctgtgccagtgagtgtgtgtgtgtctctctctgtgccagtgagtgtggtacaaagaactacaggaagaggaagaagcagCAGCGCGGGACGTGCAAATGACTAAAAATgggctctctctctgtgccagtgagtgtctctctctctgtgccagtgagtgtctctctcactgtgccagtgagtgtgtgtctctctgtgccagtgagtgtgtgtctctc
The DNA window shown above is from Spea bombifrons isolate aSpeBom1 chromosome 1, aSpeBom1.2.pri, whole genome shotgun sequence and carries:
- the LOC128467365 gene encoding resistin-like, translated to MKLYVPLLVMSLGVVLISACTNECTINDILSDHKLMNSLAVKVAENTRIMCTDVKQSGSFATCPGGFTPTGCACGMACGSWDIQSQTTCHCQCRIMDWTTARCCKVAAKW